One Bacteroidota bacterium genomic region harbors:
- a CDS encoding 4Fe-4S dicluster domain-containing protein, with the protein MRYTINTDLKKELKSYGISEWNDCFHCGNCTAICPLTENGFLFPRKGIRQIQMGLKDKLTMNVDPWLCYYCGECSQTCPRDANPGELMMTLRRYLTSVYDWTGLSKKFYTSHKWEYGFLGFFALLVIALFAVFLPPAKAIFTNPESFINDQGGVMINSLVNGITNIEFLHFVEIGDLTMAILVALLLISNILNMYNKVILKDKSIRIPLYSYFVEAWHLLFNFVAQPKFSKCDKKNYWIGHLLLMTSYTIMFTVIVALLPKFQIEEVKPWYNWQRILGYYATFGLLFFLVYTAIGRFKKSDVKFEYSHVSDWLFLILLGLTTITGILIHIFRLTGLPVATYFTFVIHLAILVPMIVVEVPFSKWSHLAYRPFAAYFSRLKKAAYKRNHKIEIAQAA; encoded by the coding sequence ATGAGGTATACTATAAATACAGATTTAAAAAAGGAATTAAAGTCCTATGGAATTAGTGAATGGAACGATTGCTTTCATTGTGGAAATTGTACAGCTATTTGTCCTTTAACAGAAAATGGATTTTTGTTTCCGCGAAAAGGAATTCGACAAATACAAATGGGATTGAAAGATAAGTTAACCATGAATGTAGATCCATGGCTTTGTTATTATTGTGGAGAATGCTCCCAAACTTGTCCACGCGATGCGAATCCGGGAGAATTAATGATGACATTAAGAAGGTATCTGACATCGGTTTATGATTGGACTGGTTTGAGTAAGAAATTCTACACATCTCATAAATGGGAATATGGATTTCTCGGCTTTTTTGCCTTATTGGTTATTGCTCTTTTTGCTGTTTTCCTTCCTCCTGCGAAAGCAATTTTTACAAATCCTGAATCGTTTATTAACGATCAAGGAGGAGTTATGATTAATAGTCTTGTAAACGGTATAACAAATATTGAGTTTTTACACTTTGTTGAAATTGGAGACCTTACAATGGCTATTTTAGTTGCATTGCTGCTTATCTCTAATATATTAAATATGTACAATAAAGTTATTTTAAAGGATAAGAGTATTAGAATACCGCTTTATTCCTACTTTGTGGAAGCCTGGCATTTGCTCTTCAACTTTGTAGCCCAACCAAAGTTCTCAAAATGTGATAAAAAGAATTATTGGATTGGTCATTTACTACTAATGACTAGCTATACAATCATGTTTACTGTAATTGTTGCGTTGCTTCCCAAGTTTCAAATTGAAGAAGTTAAGCCTTGGTATAACTGGCAAAGAATACTTGGTTATTATGCCACATTTGGATTGTTGTTCTTTCTGGTGTATACAGCAATAGGTCGATTTAAAAAGAGTGATGTGAAATTTGAATATTCACATGTATCCGATTGGTTATTTCTTATTCTTTTGGGTTTAACAACAATAACAGGGATTCTTATTCATATTTTTAGATTAACGGGATTACCTGTTGCCACATATTTTACATTTGTTATTCACTTAGCAATACTGGTTCCTATGATAGTTGTGGAAGTACCATTCTCAAAGTGGTCACACTTAGCCTATCGTCCTTTTGCGGCCTATTTTTCACGATTGAAGAAAGCTGCTTACAAGAGAAATCATAAAATTGAAATAGCTCAAGCTGCATAA